From a region of the Helianthus annuus cultivar XRQ/B chromosome 5, HanXRQr2.0-SUNRISE, whole genome shotgun sequence genome:
- the LOC110944179 gene encoding uncharacterized protein LOC110944179, with the protein MEQGEYRTIDSISSKWRKMNTLINRFCGFYNTTRANKPSGWNHKNVFNEAVRLYENESKAPFPHVRAWLVVKDHPKWKGCQHEVAQAKRATKRSKTSESGSYSVGGSTGRCQININDEPDYEEEPIEDGERPPGRDKSKKIAAEKRKQAASGSGGGSRLEGVMAELKSFKEIFNDMQTEKVNIKKKLAEEKLKKQYEAQELEEWKIMTTDLSSYPPEDRPILQMMKDKIRKKWSGGV; encoded by the coding sequence ATGGAACAAGGCGAGTACAGAACCATTGATTCTATCAGCTCGAAGTGGCGCAAGATGAATACGTTGATCAACCGCTTTTGTGGGTTTTATAACACAACGCGCGCCAACAAACCGAGTGGGTGGAACCACAAAAATGTTTTCAATGAAGCGGTGCGTTTATACGAAAATGAGAGCAAAGCTCCTTTCCCACATGTCCGTGCTTGGCTAGTTGTAAAGGATCACCCAAAATGGAAGGGATGTCAACATGAGGTTGCACAAGCGAAACGAGCAACGAAACGGTCTAAAACTTCCGAGTCAGGAAGTTATAGCGTTGGAGGCTCAACCGGTCGTTGCCAAATAAATATCAACGACGAGCCCGACTATGAGGAGGAGCCGATTGAAGATGGAGAACGTCCCCCAGGAAGGGACAAAAGTAAAAAAATAGCGGCTGAAAAAAGGAAACAAGCCGCATCAGGAAGTGGTGGTGGTTCGAGGTTGGAAGGTGTTATGGCGGAGTTAAAATCATTCAAGGAAATCTTTAACGACATGCAAACCGAGAAggtaaatattaaaaaaaaactagccGAGGAGAAGCTAAAAAAGCAATATGAAGCGCAGGAGTTGGAGGAATGGAAAATAATGACCACCGACCTTAGCTCCTATCCACCGGAAGACCGTCCCATTTTACAAATGATGAAGGACAAAATTAGGAAAAAATGGAGTGGGGGAGTGTAG
- the LOC110942292 gene encoding 60S ribosomal protein L3-1, whose product MSHRKFEHPRHGSLGFLPRKRAARHRGKVKAFPKDDPTKPCKLTAFLGYKAGMTHIVREVEKPGSKLHKKETCEAVTIIETPPMVVVGVVAYVKTPRGLRSLNTVWAQHLSEDVKRRFYKNWCKSKKKAFTKYSKKFESDEGKKDIQSQLEKMKKYATVIRVLAHTQIRKMKGLKQKKAHLMEIQVNGGTVAQKVDFAYGFFEKQIPIDAVFQKDEMIDIIGVTKGKGYEGVVTRWGVTRLPRKTHRGLRKVACIGAWHPARVSFTVARAGQNGYHHRTEMNKKIYKLGKTGQESHTALTEFDRTEKDITPMGGFPHYGVVKDDYLLIKGCCVGPKKRVVTLRQSLLAQTSRLALEEIKLKFIDTSSKFGHGRFQTAEEKLKFYNRQKA is encoded by the exons ATGTCGCACAGGAAGTTTGAGCACCCCAGACATGGTTCTCTTGGATTTCTTCCCAGGAAGCGTGCTGCTCGCCACAGAGGAAAAG TGAAGGCTTTTCCCAAGGATGACCCAACCAAACCTTGCAAGCTAACTGCTTTCTTGGGCTACAAGGCGGGTATGACCCATATCGTCAGAGAGGTCGAGAAACCCGGATCAA AGCTTCACAAGAAGGAAACATGTGAGGCCGTTACCATCATCGAGACGCCACCAATGGTAGTTGTCGGTGTGGTGGCCTACGTCAAGACGCCACGTGGGCTTCGATCTTTGAACACTGTGTGGGCCCAGCATCTGAGCGAAGACGTGAAGAGGCGGTTCTACAAGAACTGGTGCAAGTCCAAGAAGAAGGCGTTCACTAAATACTCCAAGAAGTTTGAATCCGACGAGGGCAAAAAAGACATTCAATCCCAGTTGGAGAAAATGAAGAAATACGCAACCGTTATCAGAGTCTTAGCTCACACTCAG aTAAGAAAAATGAAGGGATTGAAGCAAAAGAAGGCACATCTTATGGAAATTCAAGTCAACGGCGGAACCGTTGCTCAAAAGGTTGACTTCGCATACGGGTTTTTCGAGAAGCAAATCCCGATCGATGCTGTTTTCCAGAAGGATGAAATGATTGACATCATTGGTGTCACAAAGGGAAAAGGTTACGAAGGTGTTGTGACCCGTTGGGGTGTGACCCGTTTGCCACGTAAGACTCACAGAGGTCTTCGTAAGGTTGCATGTATCGGAGCATGGCATCCTGCCAGAGTGTCATTTACCGTTGCCAGAGCTGGTCAAAACGGATACCATCACCGTACCGAAATGAACAAAAAGATTTACAAGCTTGGTAAAACCGGTCAAGAATCCCATACCGCTCTTACCGAGTTTGACAG GACTGAGAAAGACATAACTCCAATGGGTGGTTTCCCTCACTATGGTGTGGTGAAGGATGACTACTTGTTGATCAAAGGTTGTTGCGTGGGGCCCAAGAAGAGGGTGGTTACTCTTCGTCAATCATTGCTTGCGCAAACGTCACGTTTGGCTCTTGAAGAGATCAAACTCAAGTTCATCGACACCTCATCCAAATTCGGTCATGGTCGTTTCCAGACCGCAGAGGAGAAGCTCAAGTTCTACAACCGCCAGAAGGCATAA